A stretch of the Panicum virgatum strain AP13 chromosome 9N, P.virgatum_v5, whole genome shotgun sequence genome encodes the following:
- the LOC120688127 gene encoding fluoride export protein 1-like, with protein sequence MESSSARNNGSVENNLGYTRSASMDSAGPPLAARSGSMLSRRSSRQASRGSISLSREMGDSILNSMRHSLQSADQLLGDVDSSILAQLIESGRVSAPEGDVDEDTANTSEHHKVGPLPDDVEVQNNGKSVAAPISLVETKVATSNIPADSCTKVEPYKLSLRLDYAAYMIHLAVFGFLGVFTRYGLQKLFGPDCLALTSDQSPLYPDLPSNMLGSFLMGWFGIIFKADIRNISDHLIIGITTGYMGSLTTFSGWNQKMVGLSSKGHWVYAIAGIVLGMFIVNESITVGVETGERLRSLILKYIKGRCSISHTYDWEHWRVDTRTKQSVLLSVMMIVMSFLWVLSIVLAVVKLRSLADGAVLWMGCSVAPPGVWLRWYLARLNGQGIGKHQSFKWLPIGTLAANVLAAGIMAALAVTSKAVHTNRSTTILSGIQLGFLGCLSTVSTFAAEVYTMRRSGQITRAFVYAASTFLLSFVLGTLIYSVPVWEKHYG encoded by the exons GATCCATCAGCCTCTCCCGGGAGATGGGGGACTCCATATTGAACTCAATGAGGCATTCTCTTCAGTCAGCAGATCAATTGCTTGGGGATGTCGATAGCTCTATTCTGGCTCAGCTCATCGAAAGTGGCAGAGTTTCAGCACCTGAAGGTGATGTTGATGAGGATACAGCTAATACCTCGGAGCATCATAAGGTTGGACCTCTTCCAGATGATGTGGAGGTGCAAAACAATGGCAAAAGTGTGGCAGCACCTATATCTTTAGTAGAAACAAAAGTTGCTACTTCTAACATTCCGGCAGATTCATGTACCAAG GTTGAACCGTATAAGCTTTCTCTGAGGCTCGACTATGCTGCTTACATGATCCATTTAGCTGTCTTTGGATTTTTGGGG GTATTCACAAGGTATGGACTCCAAAAGCTGTTTGGCCCAGACTGCTTGGCACTCACCTCAGACCAAAGCCCGCTATATCCTGATCTTCCATCTAATATG CTTGGATCTTTCCTGATGGGCTGGTTTGGGATCATCTTCAAGGCTGATATAAGGAATATATCTGATCATCTTATCATTGGAATCACTACTGGCTACATGGGAAGCCTTACCACTTTCAGTGGGTGGAACCAAAAAATGGTTGGCTTGTCTTCCAAAGGCCACTGGGTATATGCTATAGCAGGCATAGTACTAG GAATGTTCATTGTCAATGAGTCCATCACGGTTGGTGTGGAGACGGGCGAGCGCCTACGAAGTTTGATCCTGAAATACATCAAGGGGAGGTGTTCAATAAGTCACACATATGACTGGGAGCACTGGAGGGTAGATACCAGGACTAAGCAGTCTGTGCTTCTGTCAGTGATGATGATTGTGATGTCCTTCTTATGGGTTTTGAGCATTGTATTGGCTGTAGTAAAGCTGCGTAGTCTTGCTGATGGTGCTGTACTCTGGATGGGCTGCTCGGTAGCGCCTCCAGGTGTTTGGCTACGCTGGTACCTGGCAAGGCTGAATGGTCAGGGAATTGGCAAGCACCAATCCTTCAAATGGCTGCCCATTGGGACCCTTGCAGCCAATGTTCTTGCTGCAGGCATCATGGCAGCGCTTGCTGTAACATCCAAAGCG GTACATACAAATCGATCGACAACTATTCTTAGTGGCATACAGCTTGGCTTCCTTGGTTGCTTGAGCACAGTGTCTACTTTTGCTGCTGAAGTTTACACCATGAGAAGAAGTGGGCAGATTACAAGGGCCTTTGTTTATGCTGCATCCACCTTCCTGCTCTCTTTTGTGCTGGGAACTCTGATATACTCTGTGCCAGTTTGGGAAAAGCATTACGGATGA